Genomic DNA from Brassica rapa cultivar Chiifu-401-42 chromosome A04, CAAS_Brap_v3.01, whole genome shotgun sequence:
GGGGAGGTTTTCCATTAAAAGTAGTATATGATGAAATCTTTATGCAGTTCCTCTCCCTTCTGGAAGACACTATCAGGAATCAAGACACGAGGTCTGCCAGATTCTGCGATGGTTAGAAGAGCCGACGAAGAGTTTTGTCTTCAGATCGATGGATTTTTTCGACCAGGGACAAAACAGGAGGGTTAACAGGTTGGGGAGGGTTTGAGGTGGGGATAACAGGAGGGTTTGCAGGGGTTGAGGTTTTGAGGGTTTAGGAGGCACAGCAGGAACGGGAGTTGGGAGGATAGGGTTAAGGTCCACACTAGGAGGAGGCAAAGTAATAGGGACATGACCAAAACTGAATGATGCTCTGTTATTTTGAATGGGAGAGAAGAGCTTCAGAGGAATAACTTTAAAGTTATCAAGGTTGGATTTACCAGACTTCTCAGAGCTAACTGTAAGAGGCAGTGTTGCAAGAGGAGCGGTCAACGGTGCAGCTGGACTGGGTTGACTAACTGCAAtaggagaagaggaagaagaggacaaAGAAGAAGTCGATGCTACGGCCTTGGATAACTTGGTAGTTTGTAGTTCTCGACGGGTGAGAGGAGGGGAGTTGACAAGAGGAGGGAAGTTGGGGTCAGGAGGGTCGGGATGGATAGGGGGATGAGGGTTTGACTTTTACTGGCGGTGAGAAGCGGAGGTCTTGTGGTAGAAGCATCGTTGCTAGGGAACTAGGGATTCGCCATTTGGAACCGGATCTAAGAGGATAAGatttacttttttaatttgAGCAAATCCAAAAAGTCAAATGAATCTGGTCTTAAACAGAAGTACTAGCAGTTGTTTCAGTGATATCCTCCAGCTTCAGTTAAAAGATAAACTTACTTACTCTGTCTATATACAAGTTTGTTGCTACCCTTGGTGTCAATTTTTGTCTCCCATTCTGACTTTGTCGCAAACAATCTGAATTACAAAGGTGATTTGCGGAGGCAATGCTTGTATTGGAGTTAAATCTAATGCTAAGCCCATGATGTTATATACTGGTCAACATGAGTTCAATGTAAGTTTATAAATGGATCTGGTCAACATGAGTCCAAAGGTAGAAAGAAAGTagcttatatatatgtttttggatTATCTCAAATATCCTTTTTTCTAAAAAGGAAAGACTcgtaaaaaaggaaaaagtgaTTTCTTAATAGTATCAGATATTACcgttgttaaaaatatattagatattaccggtcaaaacgagtataaatatatatccaaAGAGCACTCGTACTATCtcatacaacaacaaaaaaataatcccACGCTGCTTTTCGAGTTCTAACAAGACGCTGGGGTGTTTCGCAAGAAAAATAATATGTCGAGCCTCCCGTCGAAGAAAAGTCTTGACGATCTCTACACTCGATTTGTTGTGAACGGCCCCGAGGAAGAAAAACAGTCTATGAATCGACTAATGTTTCTTGTAGAGAGTGCTCACTGGTACTACGAAGATAACGTTGTCGAAAACGACAAAACCCTAAAGTCGCTGTCCTTTGGAGAGTTTACTCGTCTCTTATTCAACAACTCCGATGTGTTGAGACCTCACGTTGCAAACATGGATAAGATATTCAGAGACTTTGGTTATTACAAGTCTCGAATCCCGGTCGCTGGTGCGATTATATTGGACGAGACATGCGAGCGTTGCTTGCTGGTCAAGGGATGGAAAAAATCATCGAACTGGAGCTTTCCACGAGGGAAGAAGAATACgaacgaagaagatgatgtttGTGCTATACGAGAGGTCCTCGAGGAGACAGGGTTTGATGTCTCGAAGCTGCTTAAGAAAGAAGAATACATCGAGATTACATTCCAAGGAAAGAAGAGAGTGAGGCTTTACGTTGTGGTCGGTGTGAGAGATGATACAGCTTTTGCACCGCTAACGAAGAAGGAGATTAGTCAAATCTCATGGTTTCGGCTTGATGGGCTTGAAAGTGGATTCGCTGGTCTCAAGTTGTTTGAGGTTGCACCTTTTCTAGCATCCTTGAAGTCGTGGATATCAAAGCACATGTCTCCTCTGAGCATTGACAAGCACCTTAAACCACCACTCTGCGTGTGGACTACAACAAGGAAGACAAGGACAAAAATAACAGTAACATCAACGGAAAGAAGATG
This window encodes:
- the LOC117133485 gene encoding mRNA-decapping enzyme subunit 2-like; translated protein: MSSLPSKKSLDDLYTRFVVNGPEEEKQSMNRLMFLVESAHWYYEDNVVENDKTLKSLSFGEFTRLLFNNSDVLRPHVANMDKIFRDFGYYKSRIPVAGAIILDETCERCLLVKGWKKSSNWSFPRGKKNTNEEDDVCAIREVLEETGFDVSKLLKKEEYIEITFQGKKRVRLYVVVGVRDDTAFAPLTKKEISQISWFRLDGLESGFAGLKLFEVAPFLASLKSWISKHMSPLSIDKHLKPPLCVWTTTRKTRTKITVTSTERRCNVKPWKQSLKVNKSAILQALGICS